Proteins found in one Acidobacteriota bacterium genomic segment:
- a CDS encoding metal-dependent hydrolase, translated as MFIGHAAVGFASKAGAPRGSLGWLFTAPFLLDLLWPVFLLLGVERATIERGANPFLNFSFDSYPWSHSLAMAIAWALLYGALAHFFTRSVAVGWVSALGVVSHWICDAIVHRPDLPLWPGSSIFVGMGLWNSVPATLAVELPMFALGVWLYTKATRPKDAVGRWALAALVAVLLFFYAGAAFGPPPPNMTAAAIGTLALLVFIPWAIWIDRHRETEAGAD; from the coding sequence CCGCAGTGGGGTTCGCCAGCAAGGCCGGTGCGCCGCGCGGGTCGCTCGGCTGGCTCTTTACAGCCCCCTTTCTCCTCGACCTTCTCTGGCCGGTCTTCCTCCTCCTCGGCGTCGAGAGGGCGACGATCGAGCGCGGCGCCAACCCCTTCCTGAACTTTTCGTTCGACTCGTACCCGTGGTCCCACAGCCTCGCGATGGCGATCGCGTGGGCGCTTCTCTACGGCGCGCTCGCGCACTTCTTCACGCGGAGCGTGGCCGTCGGATGGGTCTCGGCGCTCGGCGTCGTGAGCCACTGGATCTGCGACGCGATCGTCCACCGGCCCGACCTTCCTCTCTGGCCGGGCAGCTCGATCTTCGTCGGCATGGGCCTCTGGAACTCCGTGCCCGCCACGCTCGCCGTCGAGCTCCCGATGTTCGCTCTGGGCGTCTGGCTCTACACGAAGGCGACGCGCCCGAAGGACGCGGTCGGGCGATGGGCGCTCGCCGCGCTCGTCGCGGTGCTTCTCTTCTTCTACGCGGGCGCGGCCTTCGGGCCGCCGCCGCCGAACATGACGGCCGCCGCGATCGGGACCCTCGCTCTCCTCGTTTTCATCCCGTGGGCGATCTGGATCGATCGTCACCGCGAGACCGAGGCCGGCGCGGACTGA
- a CDS encoding helix-turn-helix domain-containing protein: MDANLGPWASVSPVTFVVGATPATLRLAWDETALRVLFEIGDATSVTLGREDEDPDLGLKSDSVELFLDVHGEATPRMDTNDYQFTVSRDGRRTTFKGSSALSGTVRPEMEADAAPQPKDWGMNVPIEVAVADGPEAGPGKGPGYRVEIAVPWAAVGGKPASDAAFGVSAAVNDLAMRPGEPVPMRASVDFQGRAAYESPAVWAAASLQPPGSFTRLARNARPWAAVALGVLAVFVAVGWRVRKAAVLRATAPPPVLAAGETSVSGDDPIERLKQNLPARLREDLTAETLAEIAGVSLRTLQRIFRERFDTTPMSWLMEARLLEAARVIRAGDDPVTKIAYRVGFKDPSHFTRRFKARFGVSPNEYRRGAEGAPDPSAGGTEDPE, encoded by the coding sequence GTGGACGCAAACCTGGGCCCCTGGGCGTCGGTTTCGCCGGTGACGTTCGTCGTCGGCGCGACCCCCGCGACGCTGCGGCTCGCCTGGGACGAGACGGCCCTCCGGGTGCTCTTCGAGATCGGGGACGCCACGTCCGTGACGCTCGGACGGGAGGACGAAGACCCCGATCTCGGCCTGAAGTCCGACTCCGTCGAGCTCTTCCTCGACGTCCACGGCGAGGCGACACCGCGGATGGACACGAACGACTACCAGTTCACCGTCTCGCGCGACGGCCGCAGGACGACGTTCAAGGGTTCGTCGGCCCTGTCGGGAACCGTGCGGCCGGAGATGGAGGCCGACGCGGCGCCGCAGCCGAAGGACTGGGGCATGAACGTGCCGATCGAGGTCGCCGTCGCGGACGGTCCCGAGGCCGGTCCCGGGAAGGGGCCGGGCTATCGCGTCGAGATCGCCGTGCCGTGGGCGGCCGTGGGCGGCAAGCCGGCGTCCGATGCGGCGTTTGGGGTCTCGGCAGCGGTGAACGACCTCGCGATGCGCCCGGGCGAACCCGTTCCGATGCGCGCGTCGGTCGATTTCCAGGGCCGCGCGGCGTACGAGTCGCCCGCGGTGTGGGCGGCGGCGTCACTGCAGCCGCCGGGGTCCTTCACGCGCCTGGCGCGGAACGCGCGTCCCTGGGCGGCCGTGGCTCTCGGGGTGCTCGCCGTTTTCGTGGCCGTGGGTTGGCGCGTGCGGAAGGCGGCCGTCCTCCGGGCCACGGCGCCCCCGCCGGTCCTTGCGGCGGGCGAGACGTCCGTTTCCGGCGACGATCCGATCGAGCGGCTCAAACAGAACCTCCCGGCGCGCCTGCGCGAAGACCTCACGGCCGAAACGCTCGCGGAGATCGCGGGCGTTTCGTTGCGCACGCTCCAGCGGATCTTCAGGGAGCGCTTCGACACGACCCCGATGAGCTGGCTCATGGAGGCGCGGCTCCTGGAGGCCGCGCGCGTCATCCGGGCCGGCGACGACCCCGTCACGAAGATCGCGTATCGCGTCGGGTTCAAGGACCCGTCGCACTTCACGCGCCGGTTCAAGGCCCGGTTCGGCGTGTCGCCGAACGAGTACCGCCGGGGCGCCGAAGGAGCGCCGGATCCGTCGGCGGGCGGCACCGAGGATCCCGAATGA
- a CDS encoding carbon starvation protein A: MTVNAFWLVLGALGVYAVFYRYYSAFLAKKVLVLDETRLTPAHTLRDGQNFHPTNRWVLWGHHFAAISGAGPLIGPVLAAQFGWLPGFLWLVFGVCLAGAVQDFVILVASIRRGGRSLAEIARDEISPASGMVAMVAILFIVVVAMAVLGFIVVKALAESAWGTFAIAASIPIALLMGLWMYRLRPGRVGEASAIGVTLLLGCVILGGLFSPGHQWAAHAHFFMLSENGLTTSIAVYGFCASVLPVWMLLCPRDYLSSYMKVGTIALIVATVVLVRPEVKAPALSAFTSGGGPLVPGALFPFMFVTIACGAISGFHALVSSGTTPKMIDNERDARPIGYGAMLMESLVGVTALVAACSLFPADYFRINLSPAAFQALVAKTGLDGGRLSELAALVGEPRLEGRTGGGVSLAVGIAQIFGDLPGARAFMSYFYHFVIMFEALFVLTTIDTGTRIGRFLVQELLGRVSPRFGKTDWLPGSVLATALVVGGWSWFIFTGSIQTLWPMFGVANQLLAVVALTVATSVLVNEGKARYAWTTAAPLAFLGTTTLAGGALSIRDIFLPLARSAKPADAFKGALNAGLTAVMMACVLLVLFDALPRWWKARGARRRV, encoded by the coding sequence GTGACGGTCAACGCATTCTGGCTGGTGCTCGGCGCGCTGGGCGTCTACGCCGTCTTCTACCGGTACTACAGCGCGTTTCTCGCGAAGAAAGTGCTCGTCCTCGACGAGACGCGGCTGACGCCCGCGCACACCCTCCGCGACGGCCAGAACTTCCACCCCACGAACCGCTGGGTGCTCTGGGGCCACCACTTCGCGGCGATCTCCGGCGCGGGCCCGCTCATCGGACCCGTGCTCGCCGCGCAATTCGGGTGGCTGCCGGGCTTCCTGTGGCTCGTTTTCGGCGTCTGTCTCGCGGGCGCCGTTCAGGACTTCGTGATCCTCGTCGCCTCGATCCGGCGCGGCGGGCGCTCGCTCGCGGAGATCGCGCGGGACGAGATCAGCCCGGCCAGCGGCATGGTCGCCATGGTCGCGATCCTGTTCATCGTCGTCGTGGCCATGGCCGTCCTCGGGTTCATCGTCGTCAAGGCGCTCGCCGAGAGCGCGTGGGGAACGTTCGCGATCGCGGCGTCCATCCCCATCGCCCTCCTCATGGGTCTCTGGATGTACCGCCTCCGGCCCGGCCGGGTGGGAGAAGCCTCCGCGATCGGAGTCACGCTTCTTCTGGGGTGCGTGATCCTCGGCGGCCTCTTCTCGCCCGGACACCAGTGGGCGGCGCACGCGCACTTCTTCATGCTCTCGGAGAACGGCCTCACGACTTCGATCGCCGTCTACGGGTTCTGCGCCTCCGTGCTGCCCGTCTGGATGCTCCTCTGCCCGCGCGACTACCTCTCGAGCTACATGAAGGTCGGGACGATCGCGCTCATCGTTGCGACGGTCGTCCTCGTGCGCCCGGAGGTCAAGGCCCCCGCGCTGTCGGCCTTCACGTCGGGCGGCGGGCCTCTCGTCCCGGGCGCGCTGTTTCCGTTCATGTTCGTGACGATCGCGTGCGGGGCGATCTCGGGCTTCCACGCTCTCGTGTCCTCGGGCACGACGCCCAAGATGATCGACAACGAGCGCGACGCGCGGCCGATCGGTTACGGCGCGATGCTGATGGAGAGCCTTGTGGGCGTCACGGCGCTCGTCGCCGCCTGCTCGCTCTTCCCGGCGGACTACTTCCGGATCAACCTCTCGCCGGCCGCGTTCCAGGCGCTCGTCGCCAAGACCGGACTGGACGGCGGCCGCCTCTCGGAGCTGGCGGCGCTCGTCGGCGAGCCGCGCCTCGAAGGCCGGACGGGCGGCGGCGTGTCGCTCGCGGTCGGGATCGCGCAGATTTTCGGCGACCTGCCGGGCGCCCGCGCGTTCATGTCGTACTTCTACCACTTCGTCATCATGTTCGAGGCGCTCTTCGTGCTCACGACGATCGACACCGGCACGCGGATCGGCCGCTTCCTCGTGCAGGAGCTGCTCGGGCGCGTCTCCCCGCGCTTCGGCAAGACGGACTGGCTGCCGGGAAGCGTCCTGGCGACCGCGCTCGTCGTGGGAGGCTGGAGCTGGTTCATCTTCACGGGATCGATCCAGACGCTCTGGCCGATGTTCGGCGTCGCGAACCAGCTCCTCGCGGTCGTCGCGCTCACGGTCGCGACGAGCGTCCTCGTGAACGAGGGCAAGGCGCGCTACGCGTGGACGACGGCCGCGCCGCTCGCGTTCCTCGGGACGACGACGCTCGCCGGGGGCGCGCTCTCGATCCGGGACATCTTTCTGCCGCTCGCCCGTTCGGCGAAGCCGGCGGACGCGTTCAAGGGCGCGCTCAATGCCGGATTGACCGCCGTGATGATGGCGTGCGTCCTCCTCGTCCTCTTCGATGCGCTCCCGCGCTGGTGGAAGGCCCGCGGCGCGCGCCGGCGGGTCTGA